In Desulfovibrio legallii, the sequence TTGTGCCACAAATCTTAAACTGGCATTCTGCTGGTTTTATTGCGTCTTTTTTCCCAGGCCCGCGTACTGCCGGGCAGTTTGTTGCAGATTGCAACACTGCGCCGGCGGCCGCCGCTTTTCGGGCGGCAGGCGGCGGCCCAGCCGCGGGTCTTGCGGATGCCGTTCCAATAAGCTACGCTGTTTCAAAGTTAAACGCTTGCGGCCGCAAGCTCCGGAGGTCCGCATGTCCCTGCTTTCGCTCCGCCAGACGCTGCGCGGCAAAATTGCCGTGGGCATGGGGCTTTTTCTGGCCCTGCTGCTGCTTATGGGCAGCATCGCCCGCTACGACCTGGGCCGCATCGAACGCGCCGCCCGGCTCATCGACATGGTGGACGATCTGCGCAACGACGTGCTGGAAATGCGGCGTTATGAAAAAAATCTCCAGCTCTTTCCCGGCCGCGAGGGCGACCTTGCCGCCCTGCGCCATTTTGTGGATACGGCCCGCGCCAGGGCCGCCGCCATCCTTGAAGCCCATACCACGGCCCTGGGCCACCGCCCCGGCGACGGCACGCACCGCAGGCTGGGCCTGCTGCAGGAAGGTCTGGAAGAATACGCGCGCCTGCTGGCAAAGCCCCCCCACCCGCTTCCGGAAGCAAACCTTCCGGCCCTCAGCGCCCTGGGCACCAGCCTGAGCGGCCTGGCGGACGCCGTGGTGCGCCAGGTGCGTCAGGGCATCTTCAAAACCGTACGCAACCTGCGCCTTCAGCTCCTGGCCGCCGCGGGCGTGCTGCTAGCCCTGGGGGTGGTCTTTGCCTGGCAGCTGGGCCGCCGCGTGCTGCTGGCCCTGGGGGCCATAGAAACCGCCGCTCTGGAGGTGGGCGCGGGCCGCCCCTTGCCCCACCCCCCCGCCAGACTGGAAAAAGAAGCCCGCCATGTGCTTAGCACCCTGGAGCAGATGACCGCAGAGCTGGAAAACCGCCACGCCCTGCTGCTGCAGGAAAAAAAGCTGGCCTCCCTGGGCGTGCTTACCGCCGGGGTGGCCCATCAGCTCAATAACCCTCTCAACAATATCTCCGTGGGCTGCGCCCTGCTGCGCGAGGATCTGGAGGACGGCCGCCAGGGCCGCCGCCCGCCCCTCACGCCCGATGACGCGGCCGCTCAGCTGGACGCCATCGGCGCGGAGGCCCTGCGCGCCCGCGATATTGTCCGCGGCCTGCTGGATTTTGCGCGGAACACGCCCTTTGCGGCCAGCCCCCGGCCCCTGGCCCAGGTGGTGGAGCAAGCCCTGGCTCTGGTGCGCCACGACCTGGGGCCCGGCGTGGATGTGACCGCCGTCGTCCCGCAAGACCTCATCCTGCCCCTGGACGCCCGCCACATGCAGGAGGCCCTCATCAACCTGCTGCTCAACGCCGCCCAGGCCATGCGCGGCCAAGGGCGGATCCGCATCACGGCCAAAACGGACCAGACCGCCGCCCAGGCCGTGCTCCAGGTGGAGGACAACGGCCCAGGCATTCCGTCGGAGTACCTGGGCCGCGTCTTCGACCCCTTCTTTACTCTCAAACCCGTGGGCGAAGGCACAGGGCTGGGGCTTTCCATCGCCTTCGGCATCGTGCGCCGCCACCACGGCCGCATTGACGCGGCCAACCTTCCGGACGGCGGCGCACGTTTTACCATCCGGCTTCCCCTGCATTCCCCCAAGGACGGTGCGGCATGACAACCATTCCCCCGGCCAGCATTCTGGTGGTGGACGATGAACGCCTGGCCCGCGCCAATCTGGCCCGGGTGCTGGAACGCCAGGGCCACACGGTGCGCCAGGCGGCAGGCGGCCAGGAAGCCCTGGCCCTGCTGCGCGAAGCCCCCGCCGATCTGGTCATCACGGATCTGGCCATGCCCGGCATGGACGGCATGGCCCTGCTGCGCGCCGTGCGCGCCGCGTACCCGCAGACCGAAATCATCATGGTCACCGGCTACCCCATGATCGAAAGCGCAGTGGAGGCCATGCGCCAGGGGGCCTTCCACTATCTGGCCAAGCCCTACTCCCTGGACGAAGCCCGCCTCCTGGTTCGCCGCGCCCTGGAAAAATGCCGCCTCAGCCGCCAGGTGGACGAAATGCGCGCCCAACTGGAGGCCCAGGGCCCCATGCCGCCCATGGTGGGCAATTCCCCGGCCATGCGCGGTCTGCGCCAGGCCCTGCAACGCCTGGCCCCCACCGACGTGGCCGTGCTGCTGCAAGGCGAAACCGGCACCGGCAAGGAACTGGCCGCCCGCACCATGCACGCCCAAAGCCAGCGGGCCCGGCGGCGCTTTCTGGCTGTCAACTGCGGGGCCCTGGCCCCGGAACTGTTGGAAAGTGAGCTCTTCGGCCACGAGCAGGGGGCTTTTTCCGGCGCCCTGCGCCGCAAGGAGGGCCTTTTTGAAGCCGCGGACGGCGGCACCCTCTTCCTGGACGAAATCGGCGAAATGCCCGCCCCCATGCAGGTCAAGCTGCTGCGCGTCCTGCAGGAGCAATCCCTGCGCCGCGTGGGCGGCACCGTGGATATCCCCGTGGACGTGCGCATCATCGCAGCCACCAACCGCAACCTCAAAGACGAAGTGGCCGCCGGGCGCTTTCGCCGCGACCTCTACTACCGCGTGGCCGTGGTCACCCAGGAGGTGCCCCCCCTGCGCAGTCGCCCCGAAGACATTCCCCTCCTGGCCCGCTATTTTCTGGAAAAGCTCGCCGACGGCAAAACCGCCCCCCTGGAGCTGGAAGACAGCGCCCTCCAGGCCCTTCGCGCCTATCCCTTCCCCGGCAACGTGCGCGAACTGGGCAATATCCTGGAACGCGCCGCCGTGTTCTGCCCCCAGGGCGGCCGCATCGGCCCGGCCTGCCTGCCCCCGGAAGTGCGCGAAGCTACCCGCGCGCCCCAGGCCACGCCGCCGGAAACGGCCGCCACGCCCGACGCCGCCCCCGTAACCACCCTCGCCGAACTGGAACGCGCACATATCCTCCAGACCCTGGACCGCGCCCACGGCAACCGCACCCTGGCCGCAGACATGCTCGGCATCAGCCGCTCCTCCCTCTGGCGCAAACTCCGCCAGTACGGTGTGGAATGACAGGATCTTCTGCGGGGGAAGGGCGTTGTGTGGGGAGAAAAATAAAAAAGGCCGGGAACGCCGGCCGCCATTGCTGAAAAAAGGAACCCCACGCGCGGTGCGCGCCCTACTCCCCCAGGTAGATTTCCAGAAGTCCGGGGGGCGGGTCAATGGTCACGGCGGGAATCTGCGGATCCAGATGCAGGATATATTCGGGCCGCGCGGGAAAGAGCACCTCGCGCTCGTCCTCGGTGCGGATGGACCAGACCTCCTGACCGCCGGGATACTCCACATGGTCCAGGCGGCCCAGACGGCCGCCGTCGGGCAGCAGCACAGCGCAGCCCAGGAGGTCGTGCAGATAGGCCTCATCCGCCGCGGGCGGGGGCAGATCCTCGCGCCGCACCAGCAGCGCCGCGCCGCGCAGGGCCTCGGCCGCCGTGCGGTCGTTGACCCCTTCCAGCACCAGCAAAGGCCGCCCTTTATGGCTGCGCACGGCCAAAGGGCGCACGCGCCGGGGCGGCGCACTCCCCTGCCGCAGCCAGAGAGGCGTTTCCAAAAGCAAGGGGGAGTCCGCATGCCAGTCGATGCAGAGCTCCCCTTTGATGCCGTGGGGCCGCGCCAGCGTGCCCATTTCAATCCAGGCTCCGGTCATGGGCGGCGTTATTCCAGAATTTCCAGCACCGTCCGCTTCTTGCACTTGGTGGAGGCCGCGCTCAGAATGGTGCGCATGGCGCGGGCCGTGCGTCCTTGCTTGCCGATGACCTTGCCCAGGTCTTCCTTGGCCACCTTCAGCTCCAGCACCGTGGTCTGCTCTCCTTCCACCTCGTTGACCTGCACCTCTTCGGGATGGTCCACCAGGGACCGGGCGATGTATTGGATGAGCTCTTTCATGGGTCTCCTCCCAAAGGGGGCCTGGGCCTGAAGGGGCAACCGCCCGCAACGGTGCGCCGCCCCAAAGGGAAGCGCCGCCGGGGCCGGAACGTGCTGTGCGGCAAAGCCCCGCGCCGTCACCAGGAAGGCGCGTTGCAACACGCTGCCCGTGCAGCCGAAAAAAACTTCCGGCTGCACGAACCGTTGCCGCCGCGGGCGGCGCACAGCGGCCCGGCGCGCAAAGCCGACGCCATCAGGCCATGTATTTTTTGATGAGGGCGCGCACGGTGTCCGTGGGTTCCGCGCCCCGGGCCAGCCATTCCTTGATCTGGTCCGCGTCCAGCTTCACGTCCACCGGGTTGGTCATGGGGTTGTAGTAACCAAGAAAAGCCAACGGGCGGCCATCACGGCGGGTTTCGTCCGTGGCGGCCACCACCCGGTAAAAGGGGTGCTTCTTGCTGCCGAGGCGGGTCAATTTCAACTTTACAGCCATGCGTCAAACTCCCTTGCTGGTAGTAATGTTAGCGTTGCGTCCGGGAAAGGGCAAGGGCGAAATGGCCCGGCGCATACAGGATGTCTGCCGCTCGCGGCGGCGCCCTTGCCGTGGGAAATTTGGTTTACTTTTTCTTGCGCTTGGGGCGTTCTTTTTTCTTGCGCTTTTTGGCGGCCTTGCCGGATCCGGAGCGCCCCGCGGGCAGGCCTTCCATACCGGGCATGCCCGGCATGCCCGGCACCCCCATGCCGGAAGGCATCCCGCCCATGCCGGCGGGCAGGTTCAGGCCCGGAGGCATGCCGCGCATCCGCGGCATGCGGGGCATGGCGGCCTTTTTGCCGCCCTTGCCGCCGCCCATCATGCCCTGCATCATCTTGCGCATCTGCTCAAACTGGCGCACCAGCTGGTTCACCTGGGCCACCGTGACGCCGGAGCCCCTGGCAATACGCGCCCGGCGGCTGCCGTTGAGCAGATCGGGGTTGCGGCGCTCGGCCATGGTCATGGAGCTGATGATGGCCTCGGTGCGGGCCAGCTCTTTTTCCGGCACGGCCCCGCCGGCCTGGGCCAGCTTTTCGCGCAGGCCGCCCAGCCCGGGAATGAGCTTGAGGATGCTGTCCAGCGAACCCAGCTTTTTGATGCGGCGCATCTGGGTGCGGAAATCTTCCAGATCAAAGCTGGCCTTTTGCATCTTGCGGGCCAGCTCTTCGGCTTCCTCGGCGTTGATGGCGCCCTGCGCCTTTTCCACCAGGGTAAGCACGTCGCCCATGCCCAGAATGCGCCCGGCAATGCGGTCGGGATGGAAAACCTCCATCTCCGAGAGCTTTTCGCCCATGCCCACAAACTTGACCGGCGCACCCGTCACCGCGTGGATGGAAAGGGCCGCGCCGCCGCGCGCGTCGCCGTCCATCTTGGTCAGCACCACGCCGGTAAGACCCAGGCGCTCGTTAAAGCTCTGGGCCACGGTCACGGCGTCCTGACCGGTCATGGCGTCGGCCACGAACAGAATTTCCTGCGGCTCCACGGCCGCCTTGATGGCCGCAAGCTCCTCCATGAGGGGCTCGTCCACATGCAGGCGGCCCGCCGTGTCCAGCAGCACCACGGTGGCCTGCTGCTCGCGCGCGGCCGCCACGGCCTCGCGGGCGATATCCACGGGGTTCATGGCCGTGGTGGAAGGATAGCAGGGCATGTCCAGCTGCCTGGCCAGCACAGTGAGCTGGTCAATGGCCGCCGGGCGGTAGACGTCCGCCGGGACCAGATAGGGGCGCAGCTTCTGCTTGCGCAGCAGGTTGGCGATTTTGCCCGCCGAGGTGGTTTTGCCCGAACCCTGCAGGCCCACCAGCATGATGACGGCGGGCTCCCTGCCCTGCAGACGCAGACCGGCGGTTTCGCCGCCCAGCAGGGCCACCAGCTCGTCGTGGACGATCTTGACTACCTGCTGCGCCGGGCTCACGCCCTTGAGCACTTCCTGCCCCAGGCATTTGTCGCGCACGCTTTCCACAAAGTCTTTGACGACCTTGAAGTTGACGTCCGCCTCCAGAAGGGCCAGCCGCACCTCGCGCAGGCCTGCCTGCACGTTTTCTTCGGTCAGCCGACCGTGCCCGCGAAAGTCGCGGAACACTCCGGAAAGTCTGTCGGAAAGGCTCTCAAACATAGCTACCTCTGCGCCGCATCCCCAAAGGGGCGAAGTGGTGATTCATAGGCTGTTTGCGCGCCCGCGTCAAGTGCGGCCGGCCGCGTTCCGCGCCCGCCTTTTCCCCGGGCCGCCCCACCCTGCTCGCGCCGCCCCCGCATTGACATGCGCCCCACAAGGGGATACCCTAATCGTCTATATTTTGGTTAGTTATTTCAGACCATTACGAGGCAGTCATGTTCACCAATCGCGGCAAGGCCCTGACCTTTGACGATATTCTGCTCATCCCCGGCTTTTCGGACGTCACTCCGGACGCCGTGGACATCACCACCTGGCTCACGCCTTCCATCCCCCTGCGCATTCCCCTGCTTTCCGCCGCCATGGATACCGTCACCGAGGCGGCCATGGCCATTTCCATGGCGCGCATGGGCGGCATCGGCATCATCCATAAGAATATGCCCATCTCCCGCCAGCGGCTGGAGGTGGAAAAGGTCAAGAAGAGCGAGAGCGGCATGATCCTCGACCCCGTGACCATCTCGCCCAACAACACGGTGCAGGAGGCCCTGGACCTCATGTCGGACTTCCGCGTTTCCGGCCTGCCCGTGGTGGAGGACAGCCGCCTGGTGGGCATCCTCACCAACCGCGACGTGCGCTTTGTGGAGGACGCCCAGGCCGTGCGCGTGGCTGAGGTCATGACCAGCGAAAATCTGGTCACCGTGCCCATGGGCACCTCGCTGGAGGAATCCAAGCGCCACCTGCACGAGCACCGCATCGAAAAACTCCTGGTGGTGGACGAGGGAGGCCGCCTGCGTGGGCTGATCACCATGAAGGATATCGATAAGGTGCAGAAATACCCCAATGCCTGCAAGGACGACAAGGGCCGCCTGCGCGTGGGGGCGGCCATCGGCATCGGGCGGGACAGCGAGGCCCGCGCCGAGCAGCTGCTGGAGGCCGGGGCCGACGTGCTGGTGCTGGATTCGGCCCACGGGCATTCGCTCAACGTGCTCAAGGCCATCCGCCAGGTCAAAACTTCCTTCCCCGCCTGCCAGCTGGTGGCCGGCAATGTGGCCACCTACGAAGGGGCCAAGGCCGTGCTGGAGGCCGGGGCGGATACGGTAAAGGTGGGCATTGGCCCCGGCTCCATCTGCACCACCCGCATTGTGGCGGGCGTGGGCGTGCCGCAGGTGACGGCCGTTATGGACGCCAGCCGCGCCGCGCGTGAAATGGGCCGCTGCTGCGTTGCGGACGGCGGCATCAAATTTTCCGGCGACATTGTCAAGGCCCTGGTGGTGGGCGCGCATTCGGTGATGATCGGCTCCCTCTTCGCCGGCACCGAGGAAAGCCCCGGCGAGACCATCCTCTATCAGGGCCGCACCTATAAGATCTACCGCGGCATGGGCTCCATCGACGCCATGAAGGAAGGCAGCTCCGACCGCTACTTCCAGGAAAAAAGCAAAAAACTCGTGCCTGAGGGCATTGTGGGCCGCGTGCCCTACCGCGGCCCGGTCATGGAGGCCATTTATCAGCTCATGGGCGGCCTGCGCTCCGGCATGGGCTATGTGGGCGCGCACAACCTGCGCGAGCTGCACGAGAACACCACCTTCTGCGAAATCTCCCCGGCGGGCCTGCGTGAAAGCCACGTCCACGACGTGGTCATCACCAAGGAGGCCCCCAACTACCGCATCGAAAACTAGGCCCGCGCCCCCTCCGCCAGGAGGGGGCCGCGCAACCTTTTGCCGCTTTCAGGGACGCGAACCATGCCCAGCAAGGTCATCATCATCGACTACGGCTCCCAGGTCACCCAGCTTATTGCCCGGCGCGTGCGCGAGGCAGGGGTGTATTCCGAAATCCACTCCTGCGTTACCAGCGCCGCGCAGGTGGCGGCCATGCAGCCCCAGGCCCTGATCCTTTCCGGCGGGCCCGCCAGCGTGGGCGAGGCCGACGCCCCGGCCCTGGACCCCGGCTTTCTGAATCTGGGCGTGCCCGTGCTGGGCATCTGCTACGGCATGCAGCTTCTGGCCAGACATCTGGGCGGGGAGCTGGCCCAATCCCTGACGCGCGAATACGGCCCGGCCGAGCTCGCCCTTACGGCCCCCTGCGCCCTGTGGGAGGGGGTGGAATCCCCCACCAGGGTCTGGATGAGCCACGGCGACCGCGTGCTCACCCCGCCGCCCGGCTTTGCCGTCACCGGGCGCACCCCCACCCTGGACGTGGCCGCCATGGCCGACGAACAGCGCCGCATCTACGCCGTGCAGTTCCACCCTGAGGTGCACCACAGCGTGGACGGCGAGCGCATGCTCCAGAATTTCCTTTTCAAAGTGGCGGGCATCGCCCCGGACTGGACCATGTCCTCCTTTGTGACGCGCTGCGTGGCCGACATGGCCGCCCAGGTGGGCGACCGCCATGTGGTCTGCGGCCTTTCGGGCGGCATAGACTCCACCGTGGTGGCCGTGCTGCTGCACAGGGCCATCGGCAAGCGCCTGCACTGCATCTTTGTGGATAACGGCCTGCTGCGCGAAGGCGAAGGCCAGGAGGTGGCGGACTGCCTCACCGAGCACTTTGACCTCAACCTCAACGTTGTGCAGGCCCAGGAGCGCTTCCTCTCCCGCCTCAAAGGCGTGGAAGATCCGGAGCAGAAGCGCAAAATCATCGGCCACACCTTTATAGAAATCTTTGACGAAGAAGCGGGCAAGCTGCCGCAGGTGGACTTTCTGGCCCAGGGCACGCTCTATCCGGACGTGATCGAATCCGTATCCCACAAGGGGCCCAGCGCCGTCATCAAGAGCCACCACAATGTGGGCGGCCTGCCGGAGACCATGCAGCTCAAGCTCATTGAGCCCTTGCGCGAGCTCTTTAAGGACGAGGTGCGCAAGGTGGCCGTAGAGCTGGGCCTGCCCGAAAGCGTGGTCTGGCGGCACCCCTTCCCCGGGCCGGGCCTGGCCATCCGCGTGCTGGGCGAGGTGAGCCCGGAGCGGCTGCACATTCTCCGCCAGGCGGACAAAATTGTGCTGGAGGAACTGCGCGCCTCCGGCTGGTACCGCAAGGTCTGGCAGGGCTTTGCCGTGCTGCTGCCGCTGCGCACCGTGGGCGTCATGGGCGACGGCCGCACCTATGAGCATGTGGTGGCCCTGCGCGTGGTGGACAGTGTGGACGCCATGACCGCCGACTGGGCCCGCCTGCCCCCGGAGCTTGTGGCGCGCATTTCCGGCCGCATCATCAATGAAGTCAAGGGCGTCAACCGCGTGGTCTACGACGTGTCCTCCAAACCGCCCAGCACCATCGAATGGGAGTAAGCCCATGTTCGGCATCGGCAGCACGGAACTTCTGGTCATCCTGGTGGTGGCCCTCATTGTGCTCGGGCCCAAGAGCCTGGCCAACGTCTCGCGCATGTTGGGCAAGGCCATGGGCGAATTTCGCCGGGTATCCACGGACTTTCAACGCACCCTTAATGCCGAGGCCGCAGCCGAGGAAGAGCAGCGTAAGGTAAAAGCCGCCAAGGCTCCGGCCGCCAAGGCCGCGACTGAAACCGCCGCTGCGGCAGCGCCCGCGGCCCCCGCTGCAGGCGGGGCCCCGCAGCCTGCGAGTGCGGCGAGCGCGACCATTGACGTGGCGCCGCCCCCGGCGGAATCGGCCGCGGCCACGCCTGTCGGCGCGCCGGAAGCCGGCGTGCCTGCGCCCCCGCCGGACAGCCCCCTGGCCGCAGCTCTGGCCCAGACCAGGGCCCAGGCTGCCGCAGCCGAGGGCCCTGCCGCAGCCGACCCCGCCGCCACAACCCAGACGCAGCCAGACGCGGCGCACGGCGGCAAGGCATGAGC encodes:
- a CDS encoding sensor histidine kinase; translation: MSLLSLRQTLRGKIAVGMGLFLALLLLMGSIARYDLGRIERAARLIDMVDDLRNDVLEMRRYEKNLQLFPGREGDLAALRHFVDTARARAAAILEAHTTALGHRPGDGTHRRLGLLQEGLEEYARLLAKPPHPLPEANLPALSALGTSLSGLADAVVRQVRQGIFKTVRNLRLQLLAAAGVLLALGVVFAWQLGRRVLLALGAIETAALEVGAGRPLPHPPARLEKEARHVLSTLEQMTAELENRHALLLQEKKLASLGVLTAGVAHQLNNPLNNISVGCALLREDLEDGRQGRRPPLTPDDAAAQLDAIGAEALRARDIVRGLLDFARNTPFAASPRPLAQVVEQALALVRHDLGPGVDVTAVVPQDLILPLDARHMQEALINLLLNAAQAMRGQGRIRITAKTDQTAAQAVLQVEDNGPGIPSEYLGRVFDPFFTLKPVGEGTGLGLSIAFGIVRRHHGRIDAANLPDGGARFTIRLPLHSPKDGAA
- a CDS encoding sigma-54-dependent transcriptional regulator; translation: MTTIPPASILVVDDERLARANLARVLERQGHTVRQAAGGQEALALLREAPADLVITDLAMPGMDGMALLRAVRAAYPQTEIIMVTGYPMIESAVEAMRQGAFHYLAKPYSLDEARLLVRRALEKCRLSRQVDEMRAQLEAQGPMPPMVGNSPAMRGLRQALQRLAPTDVAVLLQGETGTGKELAARTMHAQSQRARRRFLAVNCGALAPELLESELFGHEQGAFSGALRRKEGLFEAADGGTLFLDEIGEMPAPMQVKLLRVLQEQSLRRVGGTVDIPVDVRIIAATNRNLKDEVAAGRFRRDLYYRVAVVTQEVPPLRSRPEDIPLLARYFLEKLADGKTAPLELEDSALQALRAYPFPGNVRELGNILERAAVFCPQGGRIGPACLPPEVREATRAPQATPPETAATPDAAPVTTLAELERAHILQTLDRAHGNRTLAADMLGISRSSLWRKLRQYGVE
- the rimM gene encoding ribosome maturation factor RimM (Essential for efficient processing of 16S rRNA), which translates into the protein MTGAWIEMGTLARPHGIKGELCIDWHADSPLLLETPLWLRQGSAPPRRVRPLAVRSHKGRPLLVLEGVNDRTAAEALRGAALLVRREDLPPPAADEAYLHDLLGCAVLLPDGGRLGRLDHVEYPGGQEVWSIRTEDEREVLFPARPEYILHLDPQIPAVTIDPPPGLLEIYLGE
- a CDS encoding KH domain-containing protein; translation: MKELIQYIARSLVDHPEEVQVNEVEGEQTTVLELKVAKEDLGKVIGKQGRTARAMRTILSAASTKCKKRTVLEILE
- the rpsP gene encoding 30S ribosomal protein S16, whose product is MAVKLKLTRLGSKKHPFYRVVAATDETRRDGRPLAFLGYYNPMTNPVDVKLDADQIKEWLARGAEPTDTVRALIKKYMA
- the ffh gene encoding signal recognition particle protein: MFESLSDRLSGVFRDFRGHGRLTEENVQAGLREVRLALLEADVNFKVVKDFVESVRDKCLGQEVLKGVSPAQQVVKIVHDELVALLGGETAGLRLQGREPAVIMLVGLQGSGKTTSAGKIANLLRKQKLRPYLVPADVYRPAAIDQLTVLARQLDMPCYPSTTAMNPVDIAREAVAAAREQQATVVLLDTAGRLHVDEPLMEELAAIKAAVEPQEILFVADAMTGQDAVTVAQSFNERLGLTGVVLTKMDGDARGGAALSIHAVTGAPVKFVGMGEKLSEMEVFHPDRIAGRILGMGDVLTLVEKAQGAINAEEAEELARKMQKASFDLEDFRTQMRRIKKLGSLDSILKLIPGLGGLREKLAQAGGAVPEKELARTEAIISSMTMAERRNPDLLNGSRRARIARGSGVTVAQVNQLVRQFEQMRKMMQGMMGGGKGGKKAAMPRMPRMRGMPPGLNLPAGMGGMPSGMGVPGMPGMPGMEGLPAGRSGSGKAAKKRKKKERPKRKKK
- the guaB gene encoding IMP dehydrogenase codes for the protein MFTNRGKALTFDDILLIPGFSDVTPDAVDITTWLTPSIPLRIPLLSAAMDTVTEAAMAISMARMGGIGIIHKNMPISRQRLEVEKVKKSESGMILDPVTISPNNTVQEALDLMSDFRVSGLPVVEDSRLVGILTNRDVRFVEDAQAVRVAEVMTSENLVTVPMGTSLEESKRHLHEHRIEKLLVVDEGGRLRGLITMKDIDKVQKYPNACKDDKGRLRVGAAIGIGRDSEARAEQLLEAGADVLVLDSAHGHSLNVLKAIRQVKTSFPACQLVAGNVATYEGAKAVLEAGADTVKVGIGPGSICTTRIVAGVGVPQVTAVMDASRAAREMGRCCVADGGIKFSGDIVKALVVGAHSVMIGSLFAGTEESPGETILYQGRTYKIYRGMGSIDAMKEGSSDRYFQEKSKKLVPEGIVGRVPYRGPVMEAIYQLMGGLRSGMGYVGAHNLRELHENTTFCEISPAGLRESHVHDVVITKEAPNYRIEN
- the guaA gene encoding glutamine-hydrolyzing GMP synthase — translated: MPSKVIIIDYGSQVTQLIARRVREAGVYSEIHSCVTSAAQVAAMQPQALILSGGPASVGEADAPALDPGFLNLGVPVLGICYGMQLLARHLGGELAQSLTREYGPAELALTAPCALWEGVESPTRVWMSHGDRVLTPPPGFAVTGRTPTLDVAAMADEQRRIYAVQFHPEVHHSVDGERMLQNFLFKVAGIAPDWTMSSFVTRCVADMAAQVGDRHVVCGLSGGIDSTVVAVLLHRAIGKRLHCIFVDNGLLREGEGQEVADCLTEHFDLNLNVVQAQERFLSRLKGVEDPEQKRKIIGHTFIEIFDEEAGKLPQVDFLAQGTLYPDVIESVSHKGPSAVIKSHHNVGGLPETMQLKLIEPLRELFKDEVRKVAVELGLPESVVWRHPFPGPGLAIRVLGEVSPERLHILRQADKIVLEELRASGWYRKVWQGFAVLLPLRTVGVMGDGRTYEHVVALRVVDSVDAMTADWARLPPELVARISGRIINEVKGVNRVVYDVSSKPPSTIEWE
- the tatB gene encoding Sec-independent protein translocase protein TatB; the protein is MFGIGSTELLVILVVALIVLGPKSLANVSRMLGKAMGEFRRVSTDFQRTLNAEAAAEEEQRKVKAAKAPAAKAATETAAAAAPAAPAAGGAPQPASAASATIDVAPPPAESAAATPVGAPEAGVPAPPPDSPLAAALAQTRAQAAAAEGPAAADPAATTQTQPDAAHGGKA